One window of the Thermodesulfomicrobium sp. WS genome contains the following:
- a CDS encoding response regulator — translation MLVAANVLLVDDDAQFTEIMRKRLSVRGMRVRTAHSGLETLACLAADPEIEVVVLDVRMPGMDGLETLRRIKAEHPLVEVIMLSAHATMDDAVDGMMQGAFDYLLKPCPVEILDAKIRAAVSRKREHEEKILDARLAAQSCRQD, via the coding sequence ATGCTTGTTGCGGCCAATGTCCTGCTGGTGGATGACGATGCCCAATTCACCGAGATCATGCGCAAGCGTTTGTCGGTGCGCGGCATGCGGGTGCGCACGGCCCACAGCGGCCTGGAGACCCTGGCCTGCCTGGCGGCGGACCCGGAGATCGAGGTGGTGGTGCTCGACGTGCGCATGCCGGGCATGGACGGCCTGGAAACCCTGCGCCGCATCAAGGCCGAGCATCCCTTGGTGGAGGTCATCATGCTCTCGGCCCACGCCACCATGGACGATGCCGTGGACGGCATGATGCAGGGTGCCTTCGACTATCTGCTCAAGCCCTGTCCGGTGGAAATCTTGGATGCCAAGATTCGGGCCGCGGTCAGCCGCAAGCGCGAGCATGAGGAGAAGATCCTCGACGCCCGGCTGGCGGCCCAGAGCTGCCGTCAGGACTAG
- a CDS encoding sulfite exporter TauE/SafE family protein — protein sequence MGFFRDFGKLMVEGSRSFARWELDNARVIMGDRRRLALLGLLLVPVIVGSVAFAEEVSQALPGFIGGKEAYGPSYYSLFIFLVSIAVGMGAGLISGCIGAGGGFIIAPALMSAGVKGILAVGTDLFHIFAKAIMGSVLHRKMGNVSVPLAVIFIIGAVIGTTVGAGINRALYDINPVLSDAFITIVYTFMLGFLGFYGMYDYFSAKKGGKAAGPHEGREGAGLTPLAQRLQTVTLPPMVTFDQGIIPGGRKISCWFLILSGALVGMAAGIMGVGGGFLTFPIFVYVLGVSSLTTVGTDIFQIVFTAGYGAITQYAIYGFIFYTLAMGMLLGSLIGIQVGALVTKVVPGITIRGFFALSVMAGFVNRAFALPKKLVAMGWISLDKATASMIDTVGMWLFFVTIGLFGLWVFGAFFMNIKTLKGEA from the coding sequence ATGGGATTTTTTCGGGATTTCGGAAAATTGATGGTGGAGGGATCACGAAGTTTCGCCCGGTGGGAGCTGGACAATGCCCGCGTCATCATGGGGGACCGTCGGCGTCTGGCCCTGTTGGGGCTGCTCTTGGTGCCGGTGATCGTGGGCAGCGTGGCCTTTGCCGAGGAAGTCAGCCAAGCCCTTCCGGGGTTCATTGGCGGCAAAGAGGCGTATGGGCCGTCGTACTATAGCCTGTTCATCTTTTTGGTGTCCATCGCCGTGGGTATGGGCGCCGGGCTCATCTCCGGCTGTATCGGCGCCGGCGGCGGCTTCATCATCGCCCCGGCGCTCATGAGCGCTGGGGTGAAGGGTATCCTGGCCGTGGGCACGGACCTCTTTCATATCTTTGCCAAGGCCATCATGGGCTCCGTGCTCCACCGCAAAATGGGCAACGTCTCGGTGCCCCTGGCGGTGATCTTCATCATCGGCGCCGTCATCGGCACCACCGTGGGCGCAGGCATCAACCGGGCGCTCTACGACATCAACCCGGTCTTGAGTGACGCCTTCATCACCATTGTCTATACCTTCATGCTCGGGTTCTTGGGCTTCTACGGCATGTACGACTACTTCAGCGCCAAGAAGGGCGGCAAGGCCGCCGGTCCGCATGAGGGCCGCGAAGGCGCTGGACTCACCCCGTTGGCCCAGCGGCTCCAAACCGTGACCCTGCCCCCCATGGTGACCTTCGACCAGGGGATCATTCCCGGCGGCCGCAAGATCTCGTGCTGGTTTCTCATCCTCTCCGGCGCTCTCGTGGGCATGGCTGCCGGCATCATGGGTGTGGGCGGCGGTTTTCTCACCTTCCCCATCTTCGTGTACGTGCTGGGCGTCTCGTCGCTGACCACCGTGGGCACGGATATCTTCCAGATCGTGTTTACCGCCGGCTACGGTGCCATCACCCAGTACGCCATCTACGGCTTTATCTTCTACACCCTGGCCATGGGCATGCTTTTGGGTTCGCTCATCGGCATTCAGGTGGGCGCCTTGGTGACCAAGGTGGTGCCCGGCATTACCATTCGCGGCTTCTTCGCCCTCTCGGTCATGGCCGGCTTCGTCAACCGGGCCTTTGCCCTGCCCAAGAAGCTCGTGGCCATGGGGTGGATCTCGCTCGACAAGGCCACGGCATCCATGATCGACACCGTGGGCATGTGGCTTTTCTTCGTGACCATCGGCTTGTTTGGGCTGTGGGTGTTCGGTGCCTTTTTCATGAACATCAAAACCCTCAAGGGGGAGGCCTAA
- a CDS encoding ATP-binding protein, with amino-acid sequence MPPSPSYACTPAQELAAAHRALACLHALTLHFLDSEAEVSAVVAQVPPMVREALSHPQALAVAVRLDGQTWTAGDMSEDAHHLAPLVVQGVRRGSLRLGGEECWVRAEDRRLLDQVALQLSSLIAKKEAQTARRKLEAQVRRADRLAKVGQLAAGLGHELNEPLANILGFAQLAAATPGVPESVRRDLARIEAAAMQCREIIKKLLVFGRQMPLQRQRVELADVIGQARDLVAASAERHGVVLEVTVDGAPVVQADAGQLVQAVVNLAVNAIHAMPTGGVLRLVAYAEAGNAVVAVEDSGMGMSPEVLRQIFHPFFTTKGPDGGTGLGLAVVHGIVSAHGGTIDVQSTPGVGSRFEMVFPLWEESVGAEGV; translated from the coding sequence ATGCCGCCATCCCCATCGTATGCGTGTACCCCGGCCCAGGAACTTGCGGCCGCCCACCGCGCCTTGGCGTGCCTGCACGCCTTGACGCTGCACTTTCTCGATTCCGAGGCCGAGGTGAGCGCCGTGGTCGCCCAGGTGCCGCCAATGGTGCGGGAGGCCTTGTCCCATCCGCAGGCCCTCGCCGTGGCCGTGCGCTTGGATGGCCAGACATGGACCGCGGGGGACATGTCCGAAGATGCGCACCACCTCGCGCCGCTGGTGGTGCAGGGTGTGCGCCGCGGCAGCCTGCGCCTGGGCGGGGAGGAGTGTTGGGTGCGGGCGGAAGACCGGCGCCTTCTCGATCAGGTGGCCCTGCAGCTCTCTTCCCTCATCGCCAAGAAGGAGGCGCAAACGGCCCGCCGCAAGCTGGAGGCGCAGGTACGCCGGGCCGACCGGCTGGCCAAGGTGGGGCAACTGGCCGCAGGCCTTGGCCATGAGCTCAACGAGCCCCTGGCCAACATCCTCGGCTTTGCGCAACTGGCCGCCGCCACTCCAGGGGTACCGGAGTCGGTGCGCCGGGATCTGGCGCGCATCGAGGCTGCGGCCATGCAGTGCCGGGAGATCATCAAGAAACTCCTCGTCTTCGGCCGCCAGATGCCGTTGCAGCGGCAGCGGGTGGAGCTTGCCGACGTCATAGGCCAGGCGCGGGACTTGGTGGCTGCCAGCGCCGAGCGGCATGGCGTCGTGCTCGAGGTGACGGTGGATGGTGCTCCGGTGGTGCAGGCAGACGCCGGCCAATTGGTGCAGGCCGTGGTGAATTTGGCGGTGAATGCCATCCACGCCATGCCCACGGGCGGGGTGTTGCGTCTGGTCGCCTACGCGGAAGCAGGCAACGCCGTGGTGGCGGTGGAGGACTCGGGCATGGGCATGAGTCCGGAAGTTTTGCGCCAGATCTTTCATCCTTTTTTCACCACCAAGGGACCGGACGGCGGCACGGGCCTAGGGCTGGCGGTGGTGCATGGCATTGTCTCGGCCCACGGTGGGACCATCGATGTGCAGAGCACGCCCGGTGTGGGCTCGCGCTTTGAGATGGTCTTTCCGCTGTGGGAAGAGAGCGTCGGTGCGGAGGGCGTGTGA
- a CDS encoding sigma-54 dependent transcriptional regulator has translation MSEELRVVAIDDNPATLEVVARVLAPHGYVVRTAAGLAEAMALLAREPADVVITDMRMPGEDGLAVVRTVREHFPDTEIMMLTGYPSVEGAVHAMRDGAAEYLAKPFTAQELVAAVERLAQRVRRRRLMAADVPAPDGLLGASEAMRQVFALIHKAAASAATVLISGESGTGKELVARAIHYQSPRRAQAFVPVNCSAIPESLVESELFGHVQGAFTGATKSRAGFFEIAAGGTIFLDEIGDASPSLQAKLLRVLQNKEFCLVGSSRPRVADARVLAATHKDLAALVRQGVFREDLFYRIQVLEIRVPPLRERGEDVLLLTHFFCQRFAQELGRPQPRFDDAALDALLRYAWPGNVRELENLVHRLVLLVDRDTIGCGDLPAYMRAVPQRETAFVPRSLAEVEAEHIRAVLAHVGGNKSQAAEILGIDRKTLREKLRRLESGGAAA, from the coding sequence GTGAGCGAGGAACTGCGCGTTGTGGCCATTGATGACAATCCCGCCACCCTGGAGGTCGTTGCCCGGGTCTTGGCGCCCCACGGCTACGTGGTCCGCACGGCGGCAGGTCTTGCCGAGGCCATGGCCCTGCTTGCGCGCGAACCGGCGGACGTGGTCATCACCGACATGCGCATGCCCGGGGAAGACGGCCTGGCCGTGGTGCGCACGGTGCGCGAGCACTTCCCGGACACGGAGATCATGATGCTCACCGGCTATCCTTCGGTGGAGGGAGCGGTGCACGCCATGCGTGATGGGGCCGCGGAGTATCTGGCCAAGCCCTTTACTGCCCAAGAGCTCGTGGCTGCCGTGGAACGCTTGGCGCAGCGGGTGCGCCGCCGCCGGCTCATGGCGGCGGATGTCCCGGCCCCGGATGGGCTTTTGGGGGCCTCCGAGGCCATGCGCCAGGTGTTTGCCCTCATCCACAAGGCCGCGGCATCTGCGGCCACGGTGCTCATCTCCGGGGAATCCGGCACCGGCAAGGAACTGGTGGCCCGGGCCATCCATTACCAGAGCCCGCGCCGCGCCCAGGCCTTTGTGCCGGTCAATTGCTCGGCCATCCCCGAAAGCCTCGTGGAGAGCGAGCTTTTCGGCCATGTGCAGGGGGCCTTTACTGGGGCCACCAAATCCCGGGCCGGTTTTTTCGAGATTGCTGCAGGAGGGACCATCTTCCTCGATGAAATCGGCGACGCCAGCCCCAGCCTTCAGGCCAAGCTGCTGCGGGTGCTGCAGAACAAGGAGTTTTGCCTGGTGGGGTCGTCGCGGCCGCGTGTGGCCGATGCCCGGGTCCTGGCCGCCACCCACAAGGACTTGGCCGCCTTGGTGCGCCAGGGGGTGTTTCGGGAAGACCTGTTCTATCGCATCCAGGTGCTGGAAATCCGGGTGCCGCCGCTGCGGGAGCGCGGCGAGGACGTGCTGCTCCTTACGCATTTTTTCTGCCAGCGTTTTGCCCAGGAGCTGGGGCGGCCGCAGCCGCGCTTCGACGATGCGGCCTTGGACGCCTTGCTGCGCTATGCGTGGCCCGGCAACGTGCGCGAGCTGGAAAACCTCGTGCACCGTCTGGTGCTTTTGGTGGATCGCGACACCATTGGATGCGGGGACTTGCCTGCGTATATGCGGGCCGTGCCGCAGCGGGAGACGGCCTTTGTGCCCCGCAGCCTTGCGGAAGTGGAGGCCGAACACATCCGCGCGGTACTGGCGCATGTGGGCGGCAACAAGTCCCAGGCAGCCGAGATCTTGGGCATTGACCGCAAGACCTTGCGGGAAAAACTGCGCCGCCTGGAATCCGGCGGCGCTGCTGCGTAG
- a CDS encoding response regulator: MSEAACVLKEIADNVAKNDAIKAQLVLDYLPHLDEATQAQALGILAKARPAMAVPLAARLADTQPDLVERHVVVREILAIKLLGEPHVLETVLPALGPRALELVLGIVAELKLEAATEPLLEFMATLTEPDRIEVVIRTLGEIGDPVATNALGDFLYSGNRKLIIAAIRALGKVATPTAMRRLAERMGTDNQLDILILDIFARVQDTTSLEKLNEAMRSHFAHIRTYAKKALVEIGAKAVPLLTDNLRYDDPDLVIHTLNVLGDIGDAAAIAPIRKLLHTQPKNPNVRFAAYEALGLLPLDKGAYVLTQGLLDPVEHVAVAAARAVDRNFTPILGAGIKNMAAADDDAARIVRTVVQAHAGRVFLSLVDDERLAAMLLDAVQHAHQDTKDYFYGLLKENGYSELALRLAAPEATAQPRPTIVAVDDSRMILSIYKNTLHELGFEPVLFEFPASALEWLEGNTPAMVLTDLNMPDITGIELTRRIRERFPKEALPVLMVTTQNEMNDHKAALEAGVNAIVNKPFTPQSLMEAMRPYLENAQ; the protein is encoded by the coding sequence ATGAGCGAAGCCGCCTGCGTACTCAAAGAAATCGCCGACAACGTGGCCAAAAACGACGCCATCAAGGCGCAATTGGTCCTCGACTACCTCCCCCATCTCGACGAGGCCACCCAGGCGCAAGCCTTGGGCATCCTCGCCAAGGCGCGCCCCGCCATGGCCGTCCCCCTGGCGGCAAGACTCGCCGACACCCAGCCGGATTTGGTGGAACGCCACGTTGTGGTGCGCGAGATCCTCGCCATCAAGCTCCTTGGCGAACCGCACGTGCTCGAAACCGTGCTGCCCGCCCTCGGCCCGCGGGCCTTGGAGTTGGTGCTCGGCATTGTGGCGGAGCTCAAGTTGGAGGCGGCCACGGAGCCCTTGCTGGAATTCATGGCAACCCTCACCGAGCCCGACCGCATCGAGGTCGTGATCCGCACCCTCGGCGAGATCGGTGATCCGGTGGCCACCAACGCCCTGGGCGACTTCCTCTACTCCGGCAACCGCAAACTCATCATCGCCGCCATCCGAGCCCTGGGGAAAGTCGCCACCCCCACCGCCATGCGCCGCCTGGCCGAGCGCATGGGCACGGACAACCAGCTGGACATCCTCATCCTCGACATCTTTGCCCGGGTGCAGGACACCACATCCCTGGAAAAACTCAATGAGGCCATGCGCTCCCATTTCGCCCACATCCGCACCTACGCCAAAAAGGCCCTGGTGGAGATCGGCGCCAAGGCGGTGCCGCTGCTCACCGACAATTTGCGCTACGACGACCCGGACCTCGTCATCCATACCCTGAACGTCCTGGGGGACATCGGTGACGCCGCGGCCATCGCCCCCATCCGCAAGCTCCTGCATACCCAGCCCAAAAACCCCAACGTGCGCTTCGCCGCCTACGAGGCCTTGGGGCTGCTCCCCTTGGACAAAGGGGCCTACGTGCTCACCCAGGGGCTGCTTGACCCCGTAGAACACGTGGCCGTGGCCGCGGCCCGGGCCGTGGACCGCAATTTCACCCCCATCCTGGGCGCAGGCATCAAGAACATGGCTGCGGCCGACGACGACGCCGCCCGCATCGTCCGTACCGTGGTGCAGGCCCATGCCGGCCGGGTTTTCCTTTCTTTGGTGGACGACGAGCGCCTGGCCGCCATGCTCCTCGACGCAGTGCAGCACGCCCACCAGGACACCAAGGACTACTTCTACGGCTTGCTCAAGGAAAACGGGTATTCGGAACTCGCCCTGCGCCTGGCGGCCCCCGAAGCCACAGCGCAGCCCCGCCCCACCATCGTGGCCGTGGACGACTCGCGCATGATCCTTTCCATCTACAAAAACACCCTGCACGAACTCGGCTTCGAGCCGGTACTCTTCGAATTCCCGGCCAGCGCCCTGGAATGGCTCGAAGGCAACACCCCAGCCATGGTGCTCACCGACCTCAACATGCCGGATATCACCGGCATCGAGCTTACCCGCCGCATCCGCGAGCGCTTCCCCAAGGAGGCCCTGCCCGTGCTCATGGTCACCACCCAAAACGAGATGAACGACCACAAGGCCGCCCTGGAGGCCGGGGTCAACGCCATTGTGAACAAGCCGTTTACTCCACAAAGCCTCATGGAGGCCATGCGGCCCTATCTCGAAAACGCCCAGTAG
- a CDS encoding purine-nucleoside phosphorylase, translating into MIRTQGATVLSSIPLPEDAPPFSRARRAAAWLREHLHHPCPATVVVAGSGLGEVLSADAEILERMAYPEIPEFPRSTAPGHAGELIVLRLRHTPVALLSGRFHLYEGYTSRQIVRPLRALGLLGARRVVLTNAAGGLNPLFAPGSLMAITDHINFTGHSPLTGPNDDAVGPRFPDMSQVYCPRLRARALTAAMEAQIRLECGVYVGITGPQLETPAETRMFRTLGADAIGMSTVLEAIAAHHMGMQILGISCIANQNLPDCMEAVSIETILAQAAQAGKALRRLLDHLIPTLEEAP; encoded by the coding sequence TTGATCCGTACCCAAGGAGCCACAGTGCTGTCCAGCATCCCCCTCCCAGAAGACGCGCCCCCTTTTTCCCGTGCACGGCGCGCGGCCGCGTGGCTGCGTGAACACCTCCACCACCCCTGTCCGGCCACGGTGGTGGTGGCCGGAAGCGGGCTCGGGGAAGTGCTCAGCGCAGACGCCGAAATCCTCGAGCGCATGGCGTATCCCGAAATCCCCGAATTCCCCCGCTCCACGGCCCCAGGCCACGCCGGGGAACTCATAGTACTGCGCCTGCGCCATACCCCAGTGGCCCTGCTCTCAGGCCGCTTTCACCTCTACGAAGGCTACACTTCCCGACAAATCGTGCGGCCGCTGCGCGCTTTGGGCCTTCTCGGGGCACGCCGCGTGGTGCTCACCAACGCCGCCGGCGGCCTCAACCCGCTCTTTGCGCCAGGAAGCCTCATGGCCATCACCGACCACATCAACTTCACTGGCCACAGCCCGCTTACGGGCCCCAATGACGACGCCGTGGGGCCGCGGTTTCCCGACATGAGCCAGGTCTACTGCCCGCGCCTTCGCGCCCGTGCCCTCACCGCAGCCATGGAGGCCCAGATCCGCCTGGAGTGCGGGGTGTACGTGGGCATCACCGGCCCCCAACTGGAGACCCCGGCGGAAACACGTATGTTCCGCACCCTGGGGGCAGACGCCATCGGCATGTCCACCGTGCTCGAAGCCATTGCCGCCCACCATATGGGCATGCAAATTCTCGGCATCTCCTGCATCGCCAATCAAAACCTGCCCGATTGCATGGAAGCGGTATCCATCGAGACCATCCTCGCCCAGGCCGCCCAAGCGGGCAAGGCCCTTCGCCGCCTGCTTGATCACCTCATCCCCACCCTGGAGGAAGCCCCATGA
- a CDS encoding MotA/TolQ/ExbB proton channel family protein yields MDFATLLGLLFGLALVFGAIWWGGAVAIFINIPSLMIVVGGTLAAICVNFPLHEVWQAVLSVVKVFGRRRVTANDVVNVMVQVAEISRRDGLLALERVETDNKILQKACQLIADNADPRVIRDAVRFEIASMNRRHSNTQDVFKRASMYAPSLGMIGTLIGLVQMLTNLNDPNSIGPAMAVALLTTFYGAFMSTMIFLPIAGKLRSISLEERLHLEIIFEGAKCILENNNPRLVYEKLSSFVPPKERRSVR; encoded by the coding sequence ATGGATTTTGCAACGCTTTTAGGGCTCCTCTTTGGGCTGGCCCTGGTCTTTGGGGCCATTTGGTGGGGCGGCGCGGTGGCCATCTTCATCAATATTCCCAGCCTGATGATCGTGGTGGGCGGGACGTTGGCCGCCATCTGCGTCAATTTTCCGCTGCACGAGGTGTGGCAGGCGGTACTCTCGGTGGTGAAGGTCTTTGGCCGACGCCGGGTGACGGCCAACGACGTGGTGAACGTCATGGTGCAGGTGGCGGAGATCAGCCGCCGCGACGGGCTCTTGGCCTTGGAGCGCGTGGAAACGGACAACAAGATTTTGCAGAAGGCCTGCCAGCTCATTGCGGACAATGCCGATCCCCGGGTCATCCGCGATGCCGTGCGCTTCGAGATCGCCTCCATGAACCGCCGCCACAGCAACACGCAGGACGTATTTAAACGCGCCTCCATGTATGCCCCGTCTCTGGGCATGATCGGCACCCTCATCGGCTTGGTGCAGATGCTCACCAACTTGAACGACCCCAACAGTATCGGCCCGGCCATGGCCGTGGCGCTTCTGACCACCTTTTACGGCGCCTTCATGTCCACCATGATCTTTTTACCCATCGCCGGAAAGCTTCGGTCCATATCCCTGGAGGAGCGGCTGCATTTGGAGATCATTTTTGAAGGCGCCAAATGCATTCTCGAGAATAACAACCCAAGGCTGGTGTATGAAAAACTCTCGTCCTTCGTCCCCCCCAAAGAACGTCGATCCGTCCGATGA
- a CDS encoding flagellar motor protein MotB: MKNSRPSSPPKNVDPSDDEPLIPEEEEVEEKAAWETTLADLSMLLLTFFVLLYSMSTLDSRKFEQSFFSVRVALEEMGGKGSGVKVLENEGGVFVDEVRMLRELEQHQQQVFSDFNMYATQHGLAGIVGARLEAGKITLVLPEAVLFPKGQAELTPEGRRAVAGLRDFFIQVPDQRVLVVGHTDSTPLAPGSRFRDNWELSTLRAVAVLRTLMEMGISANRLSAMGLADSQPILPETDEASRARNRRVEFVLEKMIGGR; this comes from the coding sequence ATGAAAAACTCTCGTCCTTCGTCCCCCCCAAAGAACGTCGATCCGTCCGATGACGAGCCCCTGATCCCCGAGGAAGAGGAGGTGGAGGAAAAGGCCGCGTGGGAGACCACCCTGGCGGACCTCTCCATGCTGCTGCTCACCTTTTTCGTGCTCCTCTATTCCATGAGCACCCTGGATTCGCGCAAATTTGAGCAATCGTTTTTCTCGGTGCGCGTGGCCCTGGAGGAGATGGGGGGCAAAGGCTCCGGGGTGAAGGTCCTGGAGAACGAAGGCGGGGTGTTCGTGGACGAGGTGCGCATGCTGCGCGAGCTCGAGCAGCACCAGCAGCAGGTGTTTTCGGATTTCAACATGTACGCCACCCAGCATGGTCTCGCCGGCATCGTGGGGGCCCGGCTGGAGGCCGGCAAGATCACCCTGGTGCTTCCCGAGGCGGTGCTCTTCCCCAAGGGCCAGGCCGAGCTCACCCCCGAGGGGCGTCGGGCTGTGGCGGGACTGCGGGATTTTTTCATCCAGGTGCCGGACCAGCGGGTGCTGGTGGTGGGACACACGGACTCGACCCCCCTGGCGCCGGGGTCTCGGTTTCGGGACAATTGGGAGCTGTCCACCTTGCGGGCCGTGGCGGTGCTGCGGACCCTCATGGAGATGGGGATTTCCGCCAACCGGCTGTCCGCCATGGGGCTGGCGGATTCCCAGCCGATCCTCCCCGAAACCGACGAGGCAAGCCGCGCCCGCAACCGGCGCGTGGAATTCGTGCTGGAAAAAATGATTGGAGGTCGGTGA
- a CDS encoding PilZ domain-containing protein, with amino-acid sequence MVDELDGLCLKYQPQTSYPRQAFRVERPQGVAARLNGACLVALKDISACGFAVEEVGPWHEGQSVQVDLLEDGEVRFRQLAAQVVRVGERTTAFRFLHPHWRAEAALDGFVLELEKAAIARRKAQTEDG; translated from the coding sequence ATGGTGGATGAACTCGACGGACTGTGTCTCAAGTACCAACCGCAGACGTCTTACCCGCGTCAGGCCTTTCGTGTCGAGCGCCCGCAGGGGGTTGCGGCGCGCCTGAACGGCGCTTGCTTGGTTGCCCTCAAGGATATAAGCGCCTGTGGCTTCGCCGTGGAAGAGGTGGGCCCCTGGCACGAGGGACAGAGCGTGCAGGTGGACCTGCTCGAGGACGGCGAGGTCCGCTTCCGTCAATTGGCCGCGCAAGTGGTGCGCGTGGGGGAGCGGACCACGGCCTTTCGTTTTCTTCATCCCCATTGGCGCGCCGAGGCCGCTTTGGACGGGTTCGTCCTGGAGTTGGAAAAGGCCGCCATCGCCCGCCGCAAGGCGCAAACCGAAGATGGATAG
- a CDS encoding biotin carboxylase N-terminal domain-containing protein — MQERHTILIANRGEIAIRIMEACRKLGHAFVALFTEADQDSEHCTLARTWGGALYRISSYLDANEIFAVADASGATAVHPGYGFFAEDFRFARRAVQRTRKLQFIGPSWQVIRELGDKINTKRLARRLGVPTVPGSDRPITDDLEAEEMAESLFAFQAEIGVKQPVVLVKASAGGGGMGIEEVDDLGKFRTVLRRIKNYARRQFRDEGVLIEQRIFDFNHLEVQILADRTGKDPVHFGTRNCTVQSTGRQKRIEVAPGFDPGSLRYAFDAQKVLDDITEYSLRIAREVRYDSVGTWEWIVSPTGQPFLMEVNTRIQVENGVSARIARIRRKGGVDLIAEQIRTALGAPLGYTQKDISFEGVAIEYRIIAEDPDNRFAPWVGRITRFAWQPQPWLSVHTQVPQDRPYEIPTDFDPNLALAIVWGKDLAEAKARGLEFLEHLELLGENAAGEPLRSNIAFLKRHTLDLLAF; from the coding sequence ATGCAGGAACGACATACCATTCTCATCGCCAACCGCGGCGAGATCGCCATCCGCATCATGGAGGCGTGCCGCAAATTGGGCCATGCCTTTGTGGCCCTGTTCACTGAGGCCGACCAGGACAGCGAGCACTGCACCTTGGCCCGCACCTGGGGCGGCGCCCTGTACCGCATCAGTTCCTATCTGGATGCCAACGAAATCTTTGCCGTGGCCGATGCCAGCGGCGCCACTGCCGTGCATCCGGGGTACGGGTTCTTTGCCGAGGATTTTCGTTTTGCCCGCCGGGCGGTGCAGCGGACGCGCAAGCTCCAGTTCATCGGTCCGTCCTGGCAGGTGATCCGGGAGCTGGGAGACAAGATCAACACCAAGCGTCTGGCGCGGCGGTTGGGCGTGCCCACCGTGCCGGGGTCCGATCGCCCCATCACCGATGACCTCGAAGCCGAGGAGATGGCGGAGTCGCTTTTCGCCTTTCAGGCGGAGATAGGGGTCAAGCAGCCGGTGGTGCTGGTGAAGGCCTCCGCCGGCGGCGGCGGCATGGGGATCGAGGAGGTGGACGACCTCGGAAAATTCCGCACCGTGCTTCGGCGCATCAAAAACTACGCCCGCCGGCAATTCCGGGACGAAGGGGTGCTCATCGAGCAGCGCATCTTCGATTTCAACCACTTGGAAGTCCAGATCCTTGCAGACCGCACCGGCAAAGACCCGGTGCATTTCGGGACCCGCAATTGCACCGTGCAGTCCACAGGGCGGCAAAAGCGCATCGAAGTGGCGCCGGGGTTTGATCCAGGCAGCCTGCGCTACGCCTTCGACGCGCAAAAGGTCCTGGACGACATCACGGAATATTCCCTGCGCATCGCCCGCGAGGTGCGCTATGACAGCGTGGGCACCTGGGAGTGGATCGTAAGCCCCACCGGCCAGCCCTTCCTCATGGAGGTGAACACCCGCATCCAGGTGGAAAACGGGGTGTCGGCGCGTATTGCCCGGATCCGCCGCAAAGGCGGGGTGGACCTCATCGCCGAGCAGATCCGCACCGCCCTGGGCGCGCCCCTGGGCTACACGCAAAAGGACATCTCCTTTGAGGGCGTGGCCATCGAGTACCGCATCATCGCCGAAGACCCGGACAACCGCTTTGCCCCCTGGGTAGGGCGCATCACCCGCTTTGCCTGGCAGCCGCAGCCGTGGCTTTCGGTGCACACCCAGGTGCCTCAGGACCGGCCCTATGAGATTCCCACGGACTTCGATCCCAATTTGGCCCTGGCCATTGTCTGGGGCAAGGACCTGGCCGAGGCCAAGGCGCGCGGATTGGAGTTTTTGGAGCACTTGGAGCTTTTGGGCGAAAACGCCGCCGGTGAGCCGTTGCGCTCCAACATTGCCTTTTTGAAGCGCCATACCCTGGATCTTCTGGCTTTTTAG